The following proteins are co-located in the Frigidibacter mobilis genome:
- the argE gene encoding acetylornithine deacetylase — MTPEAILADLVACADLPGAPNARVAECVQAHLARAGAACAVLPGPEGDRVNLFATLGPREVPGYVLSGHMDVVPVEGQVWASDPFRLRADGGRLYGRGTTDMKGYLACMLAMVPEFLAMDLRRPIHLAFSYDEEIGCRGVGHMIARLPELCAPPLACIVGEPTDMQPVLSHKGKQALELVIEGRAAHSSQPDQGVNAIYPAAELLLFIRDLAAGLAAEGPFDARFSPPCSTVVAGVVQGGAAVNIIPDRCTVQMEVRSVPGQPPQAIGAQVLARLAELQGVRVSHRELSSYPALPPPEDRALAGLLERLTGKPALQSVSYGTEAGLFHAAGVPSIICGPGSISRAHRPDEFVTVAELAECCRVLRGLGQVAAG, encoded by the coding sequence ATGACGCCCGAAGCGATACTTGCCGATCTTGTGGCCTGCGCCGATCTGCCCGGCGCGCCGAATGCGCGGGTGGCGGAGTGCGTGCAGGCGCATCTGGCGCGGGCAGGGGCGGCCTGCGCGGTGCTGCCGGGGCCAGAGGGCGACCGGGTGAACCTCTTCGCCACCCTCGGGCCGCGGGAGGTGCCGGGCTATGTGCTGTCGGGGCATATGGATGTGGTGCCGGTGGAGGGGCAGGTCTGGGCCAGCGATCCGTTCCGCCTGCGCGCCGATGGCGGGCGGCTCTACGGGCGCGGGACCACCGACATGAAGGGCTATCTCGCCTGCATGCTGGCGATGGTGCCGGAGTTTCTGGCGATGGATCTGCGGCGGCCGATCCATCTGGCGTTCTCCTATGACGAGGAGATCGGCTGCCGCGGGGTAGGCCACATGATCGCGCGCCTGCCCGAGCTGTGCGCGCCGCCGCTGGCCTGCATCGTGGGCGAGCCGACGGACATGCAGCCGGTGCTGTCACACAAGGGCAAGCAGGCGCTGGAGCTGGTGATCGAGGGACGGGCCGCGCATAGCTCGCAGCCCGACCAGGGGGTGAACGCGATCTATCCGGCGGCGGAGCTGCTGCTGTTCATCCGCGATCTGGCGGCAGGGCTGGCCGCCGAGGGGCCGTTCGATGCCCGCTTCTCGCCCCCCTGTTCCACGGTGGTGGCGGGCGTGGTGCAGGGCGGGGCGGCGGTGAACATCATCCCCGACCGCTGCACGGTGCAGATGGAGGTACGCTCGGTGCCGGGGCAGCCGCCGCAGGCGATTGGGGCGCAGGTTCTGGCGCGGCTGGCGGAGCTGCAGGGCGTGCGCGTGTCGCACCGCGAGCTGAGCAGCTATCCCGCGCTGCCCCCGCCCGAGGACCGGGCGCTGGCCGGGCTGCTGGAACGGCTGACCGGCAAGCCGGCGCTGCAATCGGTGAGTTATGGCACCGAGGCGGGACTGTTCCACGCGGCGGGGGTGCCCTCGATCATCTGCGGGCCGGGCTCGATTTCCCGTGCCCACCGGCCCGACGAGTTCGTGACGGTGGCGGAACTGGCCGAATGCTGCAGGGTGCTGCGCGGGCTGGGGCAGGTGGCGGCGGGCTGA
- a CDS encoding GNAT family N-acetyltransferase, giving the protein MIHPFAPQTWTRADGYALSTDRSRINVDVVERFLAEEAYWTDGLPRPVLERALAGSLPMGIYAPDGAMAGFGRLVTDCAVFAYLRDVFVLPDHRGRGLAPWLALTIRSHPGLATVTSWMLATRDAHAVYARAGYAPVPHPEYYMTVPRRQE; this is encoded by the coding sequence ATGATCCACCCCTTTGCCCCGCAGACCTGGACCCGCGCCGACGGCTATGCCCTCTCGACCGACCGCAGCCGCATCAACGTCGATGTGGTCGAACGCTTCCTGGCGGAGGAGGCCTATTGGACCGACGGCCTGCCCCGCCCGGTGCTGGAGCGCGCGCTGGCCGGCTCGTTGCCGATGGGGATATACGCCCCGGATGGCGCGATGGCGGGCTTTGGCCGGCTGGTCACCGATTGCGCGGTCTTCGCCTATCTGCGCGATGTCTTCGTGCTGCCCGACCATCGCGGCCGCGGCCTTGCGCCCTGGCTGGCGCTGACCATCCGCAGCCACCCCGGCCTGGCAACGGTGACAAGCTGGATGCTTGCCACGCGCGATGCCCATGCCGTCTATGCCCGCGCCGGCTACGCCCCGGTGCCGCACCCCGAATACTACATGACCGTCCCCAGGCGGCAGGAATGA
- a CDS encoding hydantoinase/oxoprolinase family protein produces MGYRIGVDVGGSFTDFAVLDDSGALTTLKVFSRPDAPGAEITAGLGRLAADHGITPAEVGYFTHGTTVGINTVIQRNGPALALFTTTGFEDVLELARLKIPQIHNLYSKRPTPLIPRDRVFGIAERMGADGQPVTPPARADVAARVAQAQAGGAEGIVLAFLHAYRNPAHEQAVAAIIAEIAPGLPVVTSAGTWPVIREYERSITAVVSAYVQPRVAQYLDRFEAALLARGVSVPAHITKSNGGVMGIAQARAECVQMILSGTASGVIGAGWLARECGFARVLSLDIGGTSADVAVILDGVPQYGTGEVIGDFQIHIPSVAVSSVGQGGGSVAAVNADGILTVGPQSAGSTPGPACYGRGGVQPTITDAMAAANLIGHGTLGYGAVTVDRAAARAAIAPLAAKLGASIEETAASIVEIAVSAMYAEVSGLISRFGIDPREFHLFAFGGAGAMLACFLARELDMKGVVVPPTPASSRRLGAHRRPAQRFHPHPVPRPDRRGRSSPRRPAGRAGGDGPRLARGAGPCGRGADHRQRRHALSGPVLRD; encoded by the coding sequence ATGGGCTACAGGATCGGCGTCGATGTGGGCGGTTCGTTCACGGATTTTGCGGTGCTGGATGACAGCGGCGCCCTGACCACGCTGAAGGTCTTCTCGCGCCCCGACGCGCCGGGGGCCGAGATCACCGCCGGGTTGGGCCGCCTGGCCGCCGATCATGGCATCACCCCGGCCGAGGTCGGCTATTTCACCCACGGCACCACCGTCGGCATCAACACGGTGATCCAGCGCAACGGTCCGGCCCTTGCCCTGTTCACCACCACGGGTTTCGAGGATGTGCTGGAGCTGGCCCGCCTGAAGATCCCGCAGATCCACAACCTCTACTCCAAGCGCCCCACCCCGCTGATCCCCCGCGATCGGGTCTTCGGCATCGCCGAGCGCATGGGCGCGGATGGCCAGCCGGTCACGCCCCCCGCCCGCGCCGATGTGGCGGCCCGGGTGGCGCAGGCGCAGGCCGGCGGCGCCGAGGGCATCGTGCTGGCCTTCCTGCACGCCTATCGCAACCCCGCGCATGAACAGGCCGTGGCCGCGATCATCGCCGAGATCGCGCCGGGCCTGCCCGTCGTCACCTCTGCCGGCACCTGGCCGGTGATCCGCGAATATGAACGCAGCATCACCGCCGTGGTCTCGGCCTATGTGCAACCCCGCGTCGCGCAATATCTGGACAGGTTCGAGGCGGCGCTGCTGGCCAGGGGCGTGAGCGTGCCCGCCCATATCACCAAGTCCAATGGCGGGGTGATGGGTATCGCCCAGGCCCGCGCCGAATGCGTGCAGATGATCCTGTCGGGCACGGCTTCGGGCGTGATCGGTGCCGGCTGGCTGGCGCGGGAATGCGGGTTTGCCAGGGTGCTCAGCCTCGATATCGGCGGCACCTCGGCCGATGTGGCGGTGATCCTGGACGGCGTGCCGCAATATGGCACCGGCGAGGTGATCGGCGATTTCCAGATCCACATCCCCTCGGTCGCGGTCAGCTCGGTCGGCCAGGGCGGCGGATCGGTCGCTGCCGTCAACGCCGATGGCATCCTGACCGTGGGGCCGCAAAGCGCCGGCTCTACCCCCGGCCCGGCCTGCTACGGGCGCGGCGGGGTACAGCCCACCATCACCGACGCAATGGCGGCAGCCAACCTGATCGGCCACGGCACGCTGGGATATGGCGCGGTCACGGTCGACCGCGCCGCCGCCCGCGCCGCCATCGCGCCCCTTGCCGCCAAGCTGGGGGCAAGCATCGAGGAAACCGCCGCCAGCATCGTCGAAATCGCGGTCTCGGCGATGTATGCCGAAGTCTCGGGCCTGATCTCGCGCTTCGGCATCGACCCGCGCGAGTTTCACCTGTTCGCCTTTGGCGGCGCCGGCGCGATGCTGGCCTGTTTCCTGGCGCGAGAGCTGGACATGAAAGGCGTCGTCGTGCCGCCCACCCCGGCGTCGTCTCGGCGCTTGGGGGCTCATCGCCGACCTGCGCAACGATTTCATCCGCACCCTGTTCCTCGACCTGACCGACGAGGGCGCAGCAGCCCTCGCCGCCCCGCTGGCAGAGCTGGAGGCGACGGGCCGCGCCTGGCTCGCGGCGCAGGGCCATGCGGCCGAGGCGCAGATCACCGTCAGCGCCGACATGCGCTATCTGGGCCAGTCCTTCGAGATTGA
- a CDS encoding hydantoinase B/oxoprolinase family protein: protein MTAITPRSLQVLANFCGAAADAMAFTLMRTAHSAFVKETEDFSCQIVTRAGLAFANPRQFGAPWYSGIDYGPLLACIDDYKNGDICITNDPEAGHVATHTPDIHIWKPVFFDGQLACFVVGHIHNTDVGGAVPASLSRSLTEIAQEGLRIPPVKLVEGGVQNPFVAQLIRANVRLPDQNLGDLAAQIASVNVGERKMQGIIRRFGLPAFLEGVEAILDHAEAQARRILGAIPDGSYSFADYADEDSPAGLPARIALTLHVAGEEVTLDYTGSDPQLGSSLNMPTGGRERHPLVMVGLTYVLYTLDPSLWLNAGTLRPARAVLPEGTVVNSAPGAAIGMRSLTCAMTQIVTVGAFAQALPGRIPAAAPGGNAIMNIKTAARNGRPSWPRSGR, encoded by the coding sequence ATGACCGCCATCACCCCCCGCAGCCTGCAGGTCCTGGCCAATTTCTGCGGCGCCGCCGCCGATGCGATGGCCTTCACGCTGATGCGCACCGCCCATTCGGCCTTCGTGAAAGAGACCGAGGATTTCTCGTGCCAGATCGTGACCCGTGCGGGGCTGGCCTTCGCCAACCCGCGCCAGTTCGGCGCGCCCTGGTATTCGGGCATCGACTATGGCCCGCTGCTGGCCTGCATCGACGACTACAAAAACGGCGACATCTGCATCACCAATGACCCCGAGGCGGGCCATGTCGCCACCCACACCCCCGACATCCATATCTGGAAGCCGGTATTCTTCGACGGGCAGCTTGCCTGCTTCGTCGTCGGCCATATCCACAACACCGATGTCGGCGGCGCCGTGCCCGCCAGCCTGTCGCGCAGCCTGACCGAGATTGCGCAGGAAGGCCTGCGCATCCCGCCGGTCAAGCTGGTGGAAGGCGGCGTGCAGAACCCGTTCGTCGCACAGCTGATCCGCGCCAATGTGCGCCTGCCGGACCAGAACCTTGGCGACCTTGCCGCGCAGATCGCCTCGGTCAATGTCGGCGAGCGCAAGATGCAGGGCATCATCCGCCGCTTTGGCCTGCCCGCCTTTCTGGAAGGGGTCGAGGCGATCCTCGACCATGCCGAGGCGCAGGCGCGGCGCATCCTCGGCGCCATCCCCGATGGCAGCTACAGCTTTGCCGATTACGCCGATGAGGACAGCCCCGCCGGCCTGCCCGCCCGCATCGCGCTGACCCTGCATGTCGCGGGGGAGGAGGTGACGCTGGATTACACCGGGTCCGACCCGCAGCTGGGATCCTCGCTGAACATGCCGACGGGCGGGCGCGAGCGGCATCCGCTGGTGATGGTCGGGCTGACCTATGTGCTCTACACGCTCGACCCGTCGCTCTGGCTGAACGCGGGCACCCTGCGCCCCGCCCGCGCGGTGCTGCCCGAAGGCACGGTGGTGAACTCTGCCCCCGGCGCGGCAATCGGGATGCGCTCGCTGACCTGCGCCATGACGCAGATCGTGACGGTGGGCGCCTTTGCCCAGGCGCTACCGGGCCGCATCCCGGCCGCGGCGCCCGGCGGCAATGCGATCATGAACATCAAGACCGCGGCGCGGAACGGCCGCCCATCATGGCCTCGATC